A genomic region of Cannabis sativa cultivar Pink pepper isolate KNU-18-1 chromosome 1, ASM2916894v1, whole genome shotgun sequence contains the following coding sequences:
- the LOC115704233 gene encoding uncharacterized protein LOC115704233 produces MQPMNCWNVFVTSFSSNSHTFGKLSKYHQIWWIVFQCIYFLLSIKCFCSFGSFRDCPNDIHEAISSLIYASPWCGELPELLLIRRLFAKRYGQNFATVALELSPGNHVNLQVKEKLSTLSISEDMKQKLVNEIVKEYCLTPDILALDYYYDWAEQKVP; encoded by the exons ATGCAGCCTATGAATTGCTGGAATGTTTTTGTGACTTCATTCTCGTCCAATTCTCATACATTCGGAAAACTAAGTAAGTACCATCAAATATGGTGGATTGTCTTTCaatgtatatattttcttcTAAGTATTAAATGTTTTTGTTCCTTTGGTTCATTCAGAGACTGTCCAAATGATATTCATGAAGCAATTTCTAGTCTCATATATGCCTCTCCATGGTGTGGTGAACTACCTGAGCTTCTGCTGATTCGAAGGCTCTTCGCAAAGCGATATGGACAGAATTTTGCAACAGTTGCTCTTGAATTGTCTCCTGGGAATCATGTTAACCTTCAG GTGAAGGAAAAACTTTCCACACTGTCAATTTCTGAGGACATGAAGCAAAAATTGGTGAATGAAATTGTCAAGGAGTATTGCCTCACACCAGATATTTTAGCACTTGATTACTATTATGATTGGGCAGAACAGAAGGTACCTTAA
- the LOC133031236 gene encoding uncharacterized protein LOC133031236: MKLTSSEDQALTTDVPTSYHGISEERSELHTSKPLQDLSLSGSSVTSEQKVLPSISESQAEKEDISCGDSQQGKGNLLEMKKEERIVTSSSSSSSESLPKVHDEMLVYMDDIEEFQSSTPNDEDSQDQRLFKFKDSSLNESDQLGNKKVKSGLRDSERSISVSSKKRTRRRLVFHENQTIEDNECLSYYGEQPSNNQRSYHHQQIKQHKKTSADYEGDNRPNQFYNSEMGFTSLSRNCRCYPKRPECCCCCCCNHRTRHSCNSLESPCYFFADDDNDIYEAPSFRKPNNVSRSHYNSREHMFTNGEEELNEEVEIEERPKDISNEDFQGCNTFPIQTPKHVHPKLPDYDVIAAKFMALKREKSCH, encoded by the coding sequence ATGAAGCTAACAAGCAGTGAAGACCAAGCATTGACTACAGATGTTCCAACTTCTTATCATGGCATATCTGAAGAAAGATCAGAATTGCATACTTCAAAGCCTTTGCAAGATCTAAGTTTATCTGGTTCTTCTGTTACTTCAGAACAGAAGGTGTTGCCATCCATTTCAGAGTCTCAAGCAGAGAAAGAAGATATTTCTTGTGGAGATTCTCAACAAGGGAAAGGAAATCTTTTGGAGATGAAAAAGGAAGAGAGAATTGttacatcttcttcttcttcttcttcagaaAGCTTGCCAAAAGTTCATGATGAAATGTTAGTTTATATGGATGACATTGAAGAGTTTCAGTCTTCAACTCCAAATGATGAAGATTCTCAGGACCAAAGACTGTTCAAATTCAAGGACAGTTCTCTTAATGAATCTGATCAATTGGGGAACAAAAAGGTAAAGTCAGGCTTAAGAGATTCTGAAAGAAGTATCAGTGTCTCTAGTAAGAAAAGAACAAGGAGAAGATTGGTGTTTCATGAAAATCAAACCATAGAGGATAATGAATGCCTTAGTTACTATGGTGAGCAACCATCAAATAACCAAAGATCATATCATCACCAGCAAATAAAACAACACAAGAAAACTTCAGCTGATTATGAAGGTGATAATAGACCAAACCAATTTTACAACTCAGAAATGGGGTTTACTTCTTTGTCAAGAAACTGTAGATGTTATCCAAAAAGACCTGaatgctgctgctgctgctgctgcaacCACAGAACTAGACATAGTTGCAACAGCTTGGAAAGTCCATGCTATTTTTTCGCCGATGATGACAACGATATTTACGAAGCTCCATCGTTCAGGAAGCCAAACAATGTGTCCAGGAGTCATTATAATAGCAGAGAGCATATGTTCACGAATGGAGAAGAAGAACTGAATGAAGAAGTGGAGATTGAAGAAAGGCCTAAGGATATTTCCAATGAAGACTTTCAAGGGTGTAATACTTTCCCTATTCAAACACCCAAGCATGTTCATCCAAAGCTGCCAGACTATGATGTTATAGCTGCTAAATTCATGGCTCTCAAAAGAGAGAAGAGCTGCCATTGA
- the LOC115704234 gene encoding uncharacterized protein LOC115704234, with translation MQPLNTFYPRRVSSNVVTGESESPSHDFASTKPGKALKPKQSSYTSIFNLQFLPVLPHLLDVLELFLTKLVSFFDSKRLIKQLQCRLKVVKNKRHAIVRQSRSDLAQLIKTGHKKNTAFIRRVEQLIKDEAINAAYELLECFCDFILVQFSYIRKTKDCPNDIHEAISSLIYASPWCGELPELLLIRRLFAKRYGQNFATAALELSPGNHVNLQVKEKLSTLSISEDMKQKLVNEIVKEYCLTPDILALHYYYDWAEQKMKLTSSEDQALTTNVPTSYHGISEERSELHTSKPLQDLSLSGSSVTSEQKVVPSISESQAEKEDISCGDSLQGKRNLLEMKKEERIVTSSSSSSSESLPKVHDEMLVYMDDIEEFQSSTPNDEDSQDQRLFKFKDSSLNESDQLGNKKVKSSLIDSERSISVSSKKRTRRRLVFHENQTIEDNECLSYYGEQPSNNQRSYHHQQIKQHKKTSADYEGDNRPNQFYNSEMGFTSLSRNRRCYPKRPECCCCCCCNHRTRHSCSSLESPCYFFADDDNDNYEAPSFRKPNNVSRSHYNSREHMFTNGEEELNEEVEIEERPKDISNEDFQGCNTFPIQTPKHVHPKLPDYDVIAAKFMALKREKSCH, from the exons ATGCAACCTCTAAACACATTTTATCCAAGGAGGGTATCCTCAAACGTAGTAACCGGTGAAAGTGAATCCCCTTCCCACGATTTCGCCAGCACAAAACCAGGCAAAGCACTCAAGCCCAAACAGAGCAGCTATACCAGCATCTTCAACCTTCAATTCCTGCCTGTTCTTCCACATTTGCTTGACGTACTCGA attgTTCTTGACTAAACTTGTTTCTTTTTTTGACAGTAAAAGACTGATCAAACAGTTACAGTGCCGGCTTAAAGTAGTAAAGAACAAGAGACATGCAATAGTCAGACAATCACGTAGTGACTTAGCTCAGCTTATTAAGACTggccataaaaaaaatactgcCTTTATTCGTCGG GTTGAGCAGTTGATCAAAGATGAAGCAATAAATGCAGCCTATGAATTGCTGGAATGTTTTTGTGACTTCATTCTCGTCCAATTCTCATACATTCGGAAAACTAA AGACTGTCCAAATGATATTCATGAAGCAATTTCTAGTCTCATATATGCCTCTCCATGGTGTGGTGAACTACCTGAGCTTCTGCTGATTCGAAGGCTCTTCGCAAAGCGATATGGACAGAATTTTGCAACAGCTGCTCTTGAATTGTCTCCTGGGAATCATGTTAACCTTCAG GTGAAGGAAAAACTTTCCACACTGTCAATTTCTGAGGACATGAAGCAAAAATTGGTGAATGAAATTGTCAAGGAGTATTGCCTCACACCAGATATTTTAGCACTTCATTACTATTATGATTGGGCAGAACAGAAG ATGAAGCTAACAAGCAGTGAAGACCAAGCATTGACTACAAATGTTCCAACTTCTTATCATGGCATATCTGAAGAAAGATCAGAATTGCATACTTCAAAGCCTTTGCAAGATCTAAGTTTATCTGGTTCTTCTGTTACTTCAGAACAGAAGGTGGTGCCATCCATATCAGAGTCTCAAGCAGAGAAAGAAGATATTTCTTGTGGAGATTCTCTACAAGGGAAAAGAAATCTTTTGGAGATGAAAAAGGAAGAGAGAATTGttacatcttcttcttcttcttcttcagaaAGCTTGCCAAAAGTTCATGATGAAATGTTAGTTTATATGGATGACATTGAAGAGTTTCAGTCTTCAACTCCAAATGATGAAGATTCTCAGGACCAAAGACTGTTCAAATTCAAGGACAGTTCTCTTAATGAATCTGATCAATTGGGGAACAAAAAGGTTAAGTCAAGCTTAATAGATTCTGAAAGAAGTATCAGTGTCTCTAGTAAGAAAAGGACAAGGAGAAGATTGGTGTTTCATGAAAATCAAACCATAGAGGATAATGAATGCCTTAGTTACTATGGTGAGCAACCATCAAATAACCAAAGATCATATCATCACCAGCAAATAAAACAACACAAGAAAACTTCAGCTGATTATGAAGGTGATAATAGACCAAACCAATTTTACAACTCAGAAATGGGGTTTACTTCTTTGTCAAGAAACCGTAGATGTTATCCGAAAAGACCTGaatgctgctgctgctgctgttgCAACCACAGAACTAGACATAGCTGCAGCAGCTTGGAAAGTCCATGCTATTTTTTCGCCGATGATGACAACGATAATTACGAAGCTCCATCATTCAGGAAGCCAAACAATGTGTCCAGGAGTCATTATAATAGCAGAGAGCATATGTTCACGAATGGAGAAGAAGAACTGAATGAAGAAGTGGAGATTGAAGAAAGGCCTAAGGATATTTCCAATGAAGACTTTCAAGGGTGTAATACTTTCCCTATTCAAACACCCAAGCATGTTCATCCAAAGCTGCCAGACTATGATGTTATAGCTGCTAAATTCATGGCTCTCAAAAGAGAGAAGAGCTGCCATTGA
- the LOC115704235 gene encoding uncharacterized protein LOC115704235 — translation MQPMNCWNVFVTSFSSNSHTFGKLSKYHQIWWIVFQCIYFLLSIKGFCSFGSFRDCPNDIHEAISSLIYASPWCGELPELLLIRRLFAKRYGQNFATVALELSPGNHVNLQVKEKLSTLSISEDMKQKLVNEIVKEYCLTPDILALDYYYDWAEQKVP, via the exons ATGCAGCCTATGAATTGCTGGAATGTTTTTGTGACTTCATTCTCGTCCAATTCTCATACATTCGGAAAACTAAGTAAGTACCATCAAATATGGTGGATTGTCTTTCaatgtatatattttcttcTAAGTATTAAAGGTTTTTGTTCCTTTGGTTCATTCAGAGACTGTCCAAATGATATTCATGAAGCAATTTCTAGTCTCATATATGCCTCTCCATGGTGTGGTGAACTACCTGAGCTTCTGCTGATTCGAAGGCTCTTCGCAAAGCGATATGGACAGAATTTTGCAACAGTTGCTCTTGAATTGTCTCCTGGGAATCATGTTAACCTTCAG GTGAAGGAAAAACTTTCCACACTGTCAATTTCTGAGGACATGAAGCAAAAATTGGTGAATGAAATTGTCAAGGAGTATTGCCTCACACCAGATATTTTAGCACTTGATTACTATTATGATTGGGCAGAACAGAAGGTACCTTAA
- the LOC115705183 gene encoding uncharacterized protein LOC115705183, with the protein MASKLRQLQSKACQASQFVSKHGSVYYKQLLEENKQYIQDPATVEKCNLLSKQLFYTRLASIPNRCESFKKELDYVKQMWKNRQELKVEDAGIAALFGLECFAWFCAGEIVGRGFTFTGYYV; encoded by the exons ATGGCATCAAAGTTGCGACAATTGCAGTCTAAGGCTTGTCAAGCATCACAGTTTGTTTCCAAACATGGATCTGTCTATTACAAACAGTTGTTAGAGGAGAACAAGCAGTACATCCAGGACCCCGCAACCGTGGAAAAGTGCAATCTGCTTTCAAAACAATTGTTTTACACTCGTCTTGCTAG CATTCCCAATCGTTGTGAGTCATTCAAGAAGGAACTCGACTATGTCAAGCAAATGTGGAAGAACAGGCAGGAATTGAAGGTTGAAGATGCTGGTATAGCTGCTCTGTTTGGGCTTGAGTGCTTTGCCTGGTTTTGTGCTGGCGAAATCGTGGGAAGGGGATTCACTTTCACCGGTTACTACGTTTGA